Proteins co-encoded in one Malus sylvestris chromosome 9, drMalSylv7.2, whole genome shotgun sequence genomic window:
- the LOC126634032 gene encoding heat shock 70 kDa protein 15-like isoform X2, which yields MSVVGFDFGNESGIVAVARQRGIDVVLNDESKRETPALVCFGEKQRFIGTAGAASALMNPKNTISQIKRLIGKQFSDPVLQRDIKSLPFAVSEGPDGYPLIHAHYLGEAKTFTPTQVLGMLFSDLKIIAEKNLNAAVVDCCIGIPVYFTDLQRRAVMDAAKIAGLNPLRLFHETTATALAYGIYKTDLPENDQLNVAFVDIGHASMQVCIAGFKKGQLKILAHSFDQSLGGRDFDEVLFHHFAAKFKEEYKIDVLQNARACLRLRTACEKLKKMLSANPMVPLNIECLMEEKDVRGIIKRDEFEQISIPILERVKGPLEKALLDAQLSIEDIHTVEVVGSGSRVPAIIKILTDFFKKEPRRTMNASECVARGCALQCAILSPTFKVREFQVNESFPFSISLSWKGSGPDAQNGAAENNQNTLVFPKGNPIPSIKALTFYRSSTFSVDVQYADVSDLQAPAKISTYTIGPFPSVKSERAKLKVKARLNLHGIVSVDSATLLEEEEIEVPVTKEQTKEAAKMETDEAPSDVAPPSTEETDVSMQDSKDTADAPGAENVVPESGEKPAQMETDAKADAKKIKVRKTNIPVTELVYGGMPPNEVQKAIEKEFEMALQDRVMEETKDKKNAVEAYVYDMRNKLNDKYHEFVTESEREAFIARLQEVEDWLYEDGEDETKGVYIAKLEELKKQGDPIEERVKEHAERGTVVDQLAYCVNSYREAAASNDAKFEHIDLADKQKVLNECVEAEAWLREKKQQQDLLPKYANPVLLSADVRRKAEAVDRFCRPIMTKPKPAPAKPAAPETPPTPPPQGSEQPQGGDADANPGPMENPADGDNEAPQATTEPMETDKPEAPQSSA from the exons ATGAGTGTGGTGGGGTTTGATTTTGGCAATGAGAGCGGCATTGTGGCCGTAGCCAGGCAGAGGGGTATTGACGTTGTGCTCAATGATGAGTCCAAACGTGAAACTCCGGCCCTTGTTTGTTTCGGTGAGAAGCAGCGGTTCATTGGGACAGCTGGGGCTGCTTCCGCATTGATGAACCCCAAGAACACAATTTCCCAGATTAAACGCTTGATTGGTAAGCAATTCTCTGATCCTGTGTTGCAGAGGGATATCAAGTCATTGCCTTTTGCTGTTTCTGAAGGGCCTGATGGATATCCATTGATTCATGCCCATTATTTGGGAGAAGCAAAGACATTTACACCTACCCAAGTTCTTGGAATGCTGTTTTCTGATCTGAAAATCATAGCCGAGAAGAATCTCAATGCAGCTGTTGTCGATTGCTGTATTGGGATTCCAGTGTATTTCACTGATCTCCAAAGAAGAGCTGTTATGGATGCAGCAAAAATTGCTGGATTGAACCCTCTTCGCTTGTTCCATGAAACTACAGCAACTGCTTTGGCTTATGGTATTTACAAGACGGATTTACCAGAAAATGACCAATTGAATGTTGCCTTTGTTGATATTGGGCATGCTAGCATGCAAGTTTGCATTGCTGGTTTTAAGAAAGGGCAGCTGAAAATATTGGCTCATTCCTTTGACCAGTCTTTGGGAGGTAGGGACTTTGATGAAGTACTGTTCCACCACTTTGCAGCAAAATTCAAGGAAGAGTACAAAATTGATGTTTTACAGAATGCAAGGGCTTGCCTTCGCCTTCGTACCGCTTGTGAGAAGTTGAAGAAGATGCTTAGTGCAAATCCTATGGTACCTTTGAATATAGAGTGTTTAATGGAAGAGAAGGATGTTAGGGGAATTATTAAGCGGGATGAATTTGAGCAGATTAGTATTCCTATTTTGGAACGTGTGAAGGGACCTTTGGAGAAGGCCCTTCTTGATGCACAGCTTTCAATAGAGGACATTCACACAGTTGAGGTTGTTGGTTCAGGCTCTCGTGTTCCTGCTATAATCAAGATATTGACAGATTTCTTCAAAAAGGAGCCTAGGCGAACTATGAATGCAAGTGAGTGCGTTGCCAGGGGTTGTGCTTTGCAATGTGCAATTCTTAGTCCAACATTCAAAGTTAGAGAGTTTCAG GTTAATGAGAGCTTCCCATTTTCAATTTCCTTGTCCTGGAAAGGTTCTGGTCCCGACGCTCAGAATGGAGCAGCTGAGAACAACCAAAATACCCTTGTTTTCCCCAAGGGAAATCCTATCCCAAGTATCAAGGCCCTTACATTTTACAGATCGAGCACTTTTTCAGTTGATGTGCAGTATGCTGATGTTAGTGATTTGCAGGCACCTGCAAAAATCAGCACATATACG ATTGGTCCTTTCCCGTCTGTTAAAAGTGAGCGAGCAAAACTAAAGGTCAAAGCTCGCCTAAATCTGCATGGGATTGTGTCTGTAGACTCAGCAACT cttttggaagaagaagaaattgaggTTCCTGTCACAAAAGAGCAAACAAAGGAGGCTGCTAAGATGGAGACTGATGAGGCACCCAGTGATGTGGCTCCCCCAAGTACCGAAGAGACTGATGTTAGCATGCAAGATTCTAAGGACACTGCTGATGCTCCAGGTGCTGAAAATGTTGTTCCCGAGTCCGGGGAAAAGCCTGCGCAAATGGAAACTGATGCGAAG GCTGATGCTAAAAAGATAAAGGTAAGGAAAACAAACATTCCTGTGACAGAGTTAGTTTATGGAGGGATGCCACCAAATGAAGTGCAGAAGGCAATTGAGAAGGAGTTTGAAATGGCCTTACAAGACCGTGTTATGGAAGAAACAAAAGACAAGAAAAATGCTGTCGAGGCATACGTCTATGACATGAGAAACAAG CTCAATGACAAGTATCATGAATTTGTTACTGAATCTGAGAGGGAAGCGTTTATTGCTAGACTTCAGGAGGTGGAGGACTGGCTGTATGAAGATGGTGAAGACGAAACCAAAGGAGTTTACATTGCCAAACTTGAGGAGCTGAAGAAG CAAGGTGACCCCATTGAAGAGCGAGTCAAGGAGCATGCGGAGAGGGGAACAGTGGTTGATCAACTTGCTTACTGTGTCAATAGTTACAGAGAAGCTGCAGCATCAAATGATGCAAAATTTGAACACATTGATCTGGCCGATAAACAGAAG GTATTGAATGAGTGTGTTGAAGCCGAGGCCTGGTTAAGAGAGAAAAAGCAGCAACAGGATCTGCTCCCCAAATATGCCAACCCAGTACTCTTATCAGCTGATGTGAGACGGAAGGCTGAAGCAGTTGACAG GTTCTGCAGACCGATAATGACGAAACCCAAACCAGCACCAGCCAAGCCCGCTGCTCCTGAAACTCCACCAACCCCACCTCCTCAGGGAAGTGAGCAACCTCAGGGCGGAGATGCAGATGCCAATCCCGGCCCCATGGAGAATCCTGCTGATGGCGACAATGAGGCCCCACAGGCTACTACAGAACCAATGGAAACCGACAAGCCAGAAGCTCCACAAA
- the LOC126634032 gene encoding heat shock 70 kDa protein 15-like isoform X1, with protein MSVVGFDFGNESGIVAVARQRGIDVVLNDESKRETPALVCFGEKQRFIGTAGAASALMNPKNTISQIKRLIGKQFSDPVLQRDIKSLPFAVSEGPDGYPLIHAHYLGEAKTFTPTQVLGMLFSDLKIIAEKNLNAAVVDCCIGIPVYFTDLQRRAVMDAAKIAGLNPLRLFHETTATALAYGIYKTDLPENDQLNVAFVDIGHASMQVCIAGFKKGQLKILAHSFDQSLGGRDFDEVLFHHFAAKFKEEYKIDVLQNARACLRLRTACEKLKKMLSANPMVPLNIECLMEEKDVRGIIKRDEFEQISIPILERVKGPLEKALLDAQLSIEDIHTVEVVGSGSRVPAIIKILTDFFKKEPRRTMNASECVARGCALQCAILSPTFKVREFQVNESFPFSISLSWKGSGPDAQNGAAENNQNTLVFPKGNPIPSIKALTFYRSSTFSVDVQYADVSDLQAPAKISTYTIGPFPSVKSERAKLKVKARLNLHGIVSVDSATLLEEEEIEVPVTKEQTKEAAKMETDEAPSDVAPPSTEETDVSMQDSKDTADAPGAENVVPESGEKPAQMETDAKADAKKIKVRKTNIPVTELVYGGMPPNEVQKAIEKEFEMALQDRVMEETKDKKNAVEAYVYDMRNKLNDKYHEFVTESEREAFIARLQEVEDWLYEDGEDETKGVYIAKLEELKKQGDPIEERVKEHAERGTVVDQLAYCVNSYREAAASNDAKFEHIDLADKQKVLNECVEAEAWLREKKQQQDLLPKYANPVLLSADVRRKAEAVDRFCRPIMTKPKPAPAKPAAPETPPTPPPQGSEQPQGGDADANPGPMENPADGDNEAPQATTEPMETDKPEAPQSSA; from the exons ATGAGTGTGGTGGGGTTTGATTTTGGCAATGAGAGCGGCATTGTGGCCGTAGCCAGGCAGAGGGGTATTGACGTTGTGCTCAATGATGAGTCCAAACGTGAAACTCCGGCCCTTGTTTGTTTCGGTGAGAAGCAGCGGTTCATTGGGACAGCTGGGGCTGCTTCCGCATTGATGAACCCCAAGAACACAATTTCCCAGATTAAACGCTTGATTGGTAAGCAATTCTCTGATCCTGTGTTGCAGAGGGATATCAAGTCATTGCCTTTTGCTGTTTCTGAAGGGCCTGATGGATATCCATTGATTCATGCCCATTATTTGGGAGAAGCAAAGACATTTACACCTACCCAAGTTCTTGGAATGCTGTTTTCTGATCTGAAAATCATAGCCGAGAAGAATCTCAATGCAGCTGTTGTCGATTGCTGTATTGGGATTCCAGTGTATTTCACTGATCTCCAAAGAAGAGCTGTTATGGATGCAGCAAAAATTGCTGGATTGAACCCTCTTCGCTTGTTCCATGAAACTACAGCAACTGCTTTGGCTTATGGTATTTACAAGACGGATTTACCAGAAAATGACCAATTGAATGTTGCCTTTGTTGATATTGGGCATGCTAGCATGCAAGTTTGCATTGCTGGTTTTAAGAAAGGGCAGCTGAAAATATTGGCTCATTCCTTTGACCAGTCTTTGGGAGGTAGGGACTTTGATGAAGTACTGTTCCACCACTTTGCAGCAAAATTCAAGGAAGAGTACAAAATTGATGTTTTACAGAATGCAAGGGCTTGCCTTCGCCTTCGTACCGCTTGTGAGAAGTTGAAGAAGATGCTTAGTGCAAATCCTATGGTACCTTTGAATATAGAGTGTTTAATGGAAGAGAAGGATGTTAGGGGAATTATTAAGCGGGATGAATTTGAGCAGATTAGTATTCCTATTTTGGAACGTGTGAAGGGACCTTTGGAGAAGGCCCTTCTTGATGCACAGCTTTCAATAGAGGACATTCACACAGTTGAGGTTGTTGGTTCAGGCTCTCGTGTTCCTGCTATAATCAAGATATTGACAGATTTCTTCAAAAAGGAGCCTAGGCGAACTATGAATGCAAGTGAGTGCGTTGCCAGGGGTTGTGCTTTGCAATGTGCAATTCTTAGTCCAACATTCAAAGTTAGAGAGTTTCAG GTTAATGAGAGCTTCCCATTTTCAATTTCCTTGTCCTGGAAAGGTTCTGGTCCCGACGCTCAGAATGGAGCAGCTGAGAACAACCAAAATACCCTTGTTTTCCCCAAGGGAAATCCTATCCCAAGTATCAAGGCCCTTACATTTTACAGATCGAGCACTTTTTCAGTTGATGTGCAGTATGCTGATGTTAGTGATTTGCAGGCACCTGCAAAAATCAGCACATATACG ATTGGTCCTTTCCCGTCTGTTAAAAGTGAGCGAGCAAAACTAAAGGTCAAAGCTCGCCTAAATCTGCATGGGATTGTGTCTGTAGACTCAGCAACT cttttggaagaagaagaaattgaggTTCCTGTCACAAAAGAGCAAACAAAGGAGGCTGCTAAGATGGAGACTGATGAGGCACCCAGTGATGTGGCTCCCCCAAGTACCGAAGAGACTGATGTTAGCATGCAAGATTCTAAGGACACTGCTGATGCTCCAGGTGCTGAAAATGTTGTTCCCGAGTCCGGGGAAAAGCCTGCGCAAATGGAAACTGATGCGAAG GCTGATGCTAAAAAGATAAAGGTAAGGAAAACAAACATTCCTGTGACAGAGTTAGTTTATGGAGGGATGCCACCAAATGAAGTGCAGAAGGCAATTGAGAAGGAGTTTGAAATGGCCTTACAAGACCGTGTTATGGAAGAAACAAAAGACAAGAAAAATGCTGTCGAGGCATACGTCTATGACATGAGAAACAAG CTCAATGACAAGTATCATGAATTTGTTACTGAATCTGAGAGGGAAGCGTTTATTGCTAGACTTCAGGAGGTGGAGGACTGGCTGTATGAAGATGGTGAAGACGAAACCAAAGGAGTTTACATTGCCAAACTTGAGGAGCTGAAGAAG CAAGGTGACCCCATTGAAGAGCGAGTCAAGGAGCATGCGGAGAGGGGAACAGTGGTTGATCAACTTGCTTACTGTGTCAATAGTTACAGAGAAGCTGCAGCATCAAATGATGCAAAATTTGAACACATTGATCTGGCCGATAAACAGAAG GTATTGAATGAGTGTGTTGAAGCCGAGGCCTGGTTAAGAGAGAAAAAGCAGCAACAGGATCTGCTCCCCAAATATGCCAACCCAGTACTCTTATCAGCTGATGTGAGACGGAAGGCTGAAGCAGTTGACAG GTTCTGCAGACCGATAATGACGAAACCCAAACCAGCACCAGCCAAGCCCGCTGCTCCTGAAACTCCACCAACCCCACCTCCTCAGGGAAGTGAGCAACCTCAGGGCGGAGATGCAGATGCCAATCCCGGCCCCATGGAGAATCCTGCTGATGGCGACAATGAGGCCCCACAGGCTACTACAGAACCAATGGAAACCGACAAGCCAGAAGCTCCACAAAGTTCTGCGTAG